A part of Anabas testudineus chromosome 9, fAnaTes1.2, whole genome shotgun sequence genomic DNA contains:
- the lrp13 gene encoding very low-density lipoprotein receptor isoform X1, which yields MAMGRCLFLVFLQVSVSLQVISEATTPLKCRLDAKLCEDGLKCVLYRHVCDGEPHCRDGSDEKDCASGCDENQFPCENGNECVDQDQVCDGVPHCHDRSDELQCSKQTEGCVHHCDNGNRCLPANVLCDTVKDCLDGTDEASCEDSEENKYKKEEGTGTTSVPAASVGSSLKCSLGSKPCRDNVECVLYNHVCDGEADCSDGSDEDECLSVCETDQFQCAHGKKCIEHSQVCDGIPQCQDRSDEVGCAKHMEGCAHQCDDKSRCIPSSFLCDGEKDCWDGSDEANCGAEEGCSTTEFTCTSGQCVSGTMRCDGHPDCWDRSDEESCTKAPVCTTKHRCPHSKECLVQEWICDGDQDCKDGTDEKDCPVAPLTCGKFQWSCTSKTKCVPISWRCDGMKDCDDGSDETELCVCVSGGVVTCLPHQFQCGSHECLDPVLVCNGIINCADGSDEGGSCHITCTEADDRRCSNSCFSTPQGTRCHCAAGFRLLEDGQTCIDVDECEIQGSGVCSHLCINTPGSYQCECHPGYVMEAGGQQCKITGEPFLLSSVQTDLFMVGLLSGSLDVLSSSAKKAILSLDYDWREQRVYWVTLDTESIRWSSLDQKTTGILVKGVRADSVAVDWLGRNLYWIDGVNSQVVAIRLATTTVNSLDHSVILDEDLDQPRSLAMLPQKGLMFWTEIGNIVKIERAGMDGSERRAVVNSSLGWPGGVAVDTISDRVYWTDERLRAIGSATLDGDDIRILQMKETTNPFSLAVLNDMLYWSDARQRTVRGAHKISGKNHKVLLKRPRQPFGVKIIHPSLQMGIESPCEKMDCSHMCVLAPGPTAVCKCPSGLLLAKDGLTCSTLVNSAFLLMLSPSTVTQLYLQSRHTATELKGWPEHLALQVPNVNEAAIMDYSLRDHTLFLTDDGTTSLSSFKLKDSDLVSQGQILKLLGDTITAMALDWVTLNLYWSSSKQPRLQVTSITGAHTAVLIKEGIRRVRSIALHPLSGKVCFTNLGWQGTGIMAAIECANMDGSGRSVVWKNAVQPTSLVFTNSGEMIHWVDTSLGIIGSVQVNGSGYRELKSASGLAAVTLSDDTLLWMTVGDKTRLWYRDEQHQNKLWFEVGTQVLGLKAFSKSSQAGSNQCTNNNGNCQHLCLATPGDRTCRCGHDHILVNATHCSPEQRCPAGSRLCLDQLSCQLVEKFCNGHVDCLDHSDENCVSLKQRSRLKDPAPTQPHTSSSSPSPALSLPESMDLNATLNVSSQHMNLNSQQCSQRRCSGNGHCVDVDGDTACVCSLGYRGDSCQSRLLKTVQGPIVYGAAGLCAGVVVIAVMAFLVKRKKSTNMRRANPTAVKETSMTDLENKAEINPSIQTAPLETEAPEEAAVVSSVD from the exons ATGGCGATGGGTAGatgtttgtttcttgtgttcTTGCAAGTGTCAGTGTCGTTGCAAG TTATTTCAGAGGCAACAACTCCTTTGAAGTGCAGACTGGATGCTAAACTGTGCGAGGATGGCTTAAAGTGTGTCCTCTACAGACatgtgtgtgatggagagcCCCACTGCAGGGATGGTTCAGATGAAAAAGACTGTGCATCTGGATGTGATGAAA ATCAGTTCCCGTGTGAGAATGGGAACGAGTGTGTAGACCAGGACCAGGTTTGTGATGGCGTACCCCATTGTCACGACCGTTCTGATGAACTGCAGTGTTCGAAGCAAACTGAGGGCTGTGTTCACCACTGTGACAACGGGAACCGCTGCTTGCCTGCAAACGTCCTCTGTGACACGGTGAAGGACTGTTTAGATGGCACAGATGAGGCCAGTTGTG AAGACTCGGaggaaaacaaatataaaaaggaaGAAGGGACTGGTACAACCTCTGTACCTGCTGCCTCGGTCGGTTCATCTCTCAAGTGTTCTTTGGGCTCCAAACCCTGCAGAGACAATGTAGAGTGTGTCCTCTACAATCATGTCTGTGATGGAGAAGCAGACTGCAGCGATGGCTCAGATGAAGATGAATGCTTATCAGTATGTGAAACAG ACCAGTTCCAGTGTGCCCATGGGAAGAAGTGCATAGAGCACAGCCAGGTGTGTGATGGTATACCACAGTGTCAGGACCGCTCAGATGAAGTGGGATGTGCCAAGCACATGGAGGGCTGTGCTCACCAATGTGACGACAAGAGCCGCTGCATTCctagcagcttcctttgtgaTGGAGAGAAGGACTGTTGGGATGGCAGCGATGAGGCCAACTgtg GTGCTGAGGAGGGCTGTAGTACCACTGAGTTTACATGTACCAGTGGTCAGTGTGTGTCGGGCACAATGCGTTGTGATGGTCACCCAGATTGCTGGGACCGCTCCGATGAGGAAAGCTGCACTAAAGCACCGGTCTGCACTACCAAACACCGCTGCCCACATAGCAAAGAGTGTCTGGTGCAAGAGTGGATCTGTGACGGAGACCAGGACTGCAAAGATGGCACAGATGAGAAG GACTGCCCTGTGGCTCCACTAACCTGTGGTAAGTTTCAGTGGTCATGTACATCCAAGACCAAGTGTGTCCCCATATCCTGGAGGTGTGATGGCATGAAGGACTGTGACGATGGCAGTGACGAGACTGAAT tgtgtgtgtgcgtgtcaggTGGGGTGGTGACGTGCCTCCCTCACCAGTTCCAGTGTGGCAGTCATGAGTGCCTGGATCCAGTCCTGGTGTGCAATGGCATTATCAATTGTGCAGACGGCTCAGATGAGGGAGGCAGCTGCCACATAACCTGTACAGAGGCAGATGATAGACGCTGCTCCAACAGCTGCTTCAGCACTCCACAGGGAACG CGTTGTCACTGTGCAGCTGGGTTCAGACTCCTGGAAGACGGGCAGACCTGCATTGATGTTGATGAGTGTGAAATCCAGGGCTCAGGTGTGTGCAGTCACCTGTGCATCAACACTCCTGGCTCCTACCAGTGTGAATGTCATCCAGGCTATGTGATGGAGGCTGGTGGACAACAATGCAAGATCACAG GTGAACCCTTCTTGTTATCATCTGTTCAAACAGACCTCTTCATGGTTGGGCTGCTTAGTGGCAGCTTAGATGTGTTGTCTTCCTCTGCCAAGAAGGCCATCCTGTCTCTGGACTACGACTGGAGGGAGCAGAGAGTCTACTGGGTCACTTTGGACACTGAGAGCATCAGATGGTCCTCACTAGACCAGAAGACCACAGGAATTCTAGTTAAAG GAGTTCGAGCTGATTCTGTAGCTGTCGACTGGCTTGGCAGGAATCTGTACTGGATTGATGGGGTGAACAGTCAGGTTGTTGCCATCAGGCTTGCCACAACCACTGTAAATTCACTGGACCACAGTGTCATCCTGGATGAAGACCTCGATCAGCCCCGCTCTCTTGCCATGCTACCACAAAAAGG GTTGATGTTCTGGACAGAGATTGGTAATATAGTGAAGATAGAGCGTGCTGGCATGGATGGGTCAGAGAGAAGAGCCGTGGTGAACTCCAGCCTCGGCTGGCctggtggtgttgctgtggaCACCATTTCTGACAGAGTTTACTGGACAGATGAAAGGCTGAGGGCGATCGGATCTGCGACACTGGACGGAGATGATATTCGG atACTACAAATGAAAGAAACCACCAATCCATTCTCCCTGGCAGTGTTGAATGACATGCTCTACTGGTCGGATGCCAGGCAGCGAACAGTGCGGGGTGCACACAAAATCTCAGGCAAAAACCACAAAGTTCTCTTAAAAAGGCCGAGACAACCTTTTGGTGTAAAA ATCATCCATCCATCGCTCCAGATGGGCATTGAGAGCCCCTGTGAGAAAATGGACTGTTCCCACATGTGTGTTTTGGCACCGGGACCCACGGCTGTGTGCAAATGTCCCTCTGGGCTGTTACTGGCTAAGGATGGATTGACCTGCTCCACTCTGGTCAATTCAGCTTTCTTGCTGATGCTGTCTCCCTCCACTGTCACCCAG CTCTACTTGCAGTCCCGACACACAGCAACAGAGCTGAAGGGCTGGCCTGAACACTTGGCTCTACAGGTGCCCAATGTCAATGAAGCTGCCATTATGGACTACAGCCTACGTGACCACACGCTCTTCTTGACGGATGATGGCACAACTTCACTGAGCTCCTTCAAATTGAAGGACTCAGACTTGGTCTCCCAAGGCCAGATTCTGAAACTCCTGGGTGACACCATCACTGCCATGGCCTTGGACTGGGTAACACTGAACCTCTACTGGAGCAGCAGCAAGCAGCCCCGCCTGCAGGTCACCTCCATCACAGGTGCACACACTGCTGTTCTCATAAAGGAAGGGATTAGAAGAGTGAGGTCCATCGCTCTGCATCCTCTGAGCGGGAAAGTTTGTTTCACCAACCTGGGCTGGCAGGGTACAGGTATCATGGCTGCTATAGAGTGTGCCAACATGGATGGCTCTGGGCGGAGTGTGGTATGGAAGAATGCTGTCCAGCCCACATCTCTGGTCTTCACCAATAGCGGAGAAATGATTCACTGGGTTGACACTA GTTTAGGGATCATTGGCTCGGTCCAGGTTAATGGATCTGGATACAGGGAGTTGAAGTCTGCTTCTGGCCTGGCTGCTGTGACTCTGAGTGATGACACACTGCTCTGGATGACTGTTGGTG ACAAGACCAGGCTCTGGTACAGAGATGAGCAGCATCAGAACAAGTTGTGGTTTGAGGTTGGCACCCAAGTGCTGGGCCTGAAGGCATTCAGCAAGTCCAGTCAGGCTG GTTCTAACCAATGCACAAACAACAATGGTAACTGCCAGCACTTATGCCTTGCCACCCCGGGAGACAGGACATGCAGATGTGGCCATGACCACATCCTTGTAAATGCCACCCACTGCAGCCCCGAGCAGCGCTGCCCAGCTGGTAGCAGGCTTTGTCTGGATCAACTCTCATGCCAGCTTGTAGAGAAGTTCTGTAACGGACATGTGGACTGCTTGGACCACTCAGATGAGAACT GTGTCAGCCTGAAGCAAAGGTCAAGACTCAAGGACCCTGCTCCCACACAGcctcacacctcctcctcttctccctcccctgctctctctctgcctgaAAGCATGGACCTGAACGCCACCCTGAATGTCAGCAGCCAGCACATGAACCTGAACAGCCAGCAGTGCAGCCAGAGACGTTGTAGTGGCAACGGGCACTGTGTGGATGTTGATGGGgacactgcctgtgtgtgttcactgggTTACAGAGGGGATTCCTGTCAGAGCCGCCTACTGAAGACTGTGCAGGGTCCTATCGTCTATGGCGCCGCAGGGCTCTGTGCTGGAGTGGTGGTCATTGCTGTGATGGCATTTCTGGTCAAGAGGAAGAAGAGTACTAACATGAG GAGAGCTAACCCAACAGCAGTAAAGGAAACCAGCATGACTGACCTGGAGAACAAAGCTGAGATCAACCCCAGTATCCAAACTGCCCCACTAGAAACAGAAGCACCAGAG gaaGCGGCAGTGGTATCTTCTGTGGACTGA
- the lrp13 gene encoding very low-density lipoprotein receptor isoform X2, with product MAMGRCLFLVFLQVSVSLQVISEATTPLKCRLDAKLCEDGLKCVLYRHVCDGEPHCRDGSDEKDCASGCDENQFPCENGNECVDQDQVCDGVPHCHDRSDELQCSKQTEGCVHHCDNGNRCLPANVLCDTVKDCLDGTDEASCEDSEENKYKKEEGTGTTSVPAASVGSSLKCSLGSKPCRDNVECVLYNHVCDGEADCSDGSDEDECLSVCETDQFQCAHGKKCIEHSQVCDGIPQCQDRSDEVGCAKHMEGCAHQCDDKSRCIPSSFLCDGEKDCWDGSDEANCGAEEGCSTTEFTCTSGQCVSGTMRCDGHPDCWDRSDEESCTKAPVCTTKHRCPHSKECLVQEWICDGDQDCKDGTDEKDCPVAPLTCGKFQWSCTSKTKCVPISWRCDGMKDCDDGSDETECGVVTCLPHQFQCGSHECLDPVLVCNGIINCADGSDEGGSCHITCTEADDRRCSNSCFSTPQGTRCHCAAGFRLLEDGQTCIDVDECEIQGSGVCSHLCINTPGSYQCECHPGYVMEAGGQQCKITGEPFLLSSVQTDLFMVGLLSGSLDVLSSSAKKAILSLDYDWREQRVYWVTLDTESIRWSSLDQKTTGILVKGVRADSVAVDWLGRNLYWIDGVNSQVVAIRLATTTVNSLDHSVILDEDLDQPRSLAMLPQKGLMFWTEIGNIVKIERAGMDGSERRAVVNSSLGWPGGVAVDTISDRVYWTDERLRAIGSATLDGDDIRILQMKETTNPFSLAVLNDMLYWSDARQRTVRGAHKISGKNHKVLLKRPRQPFGVKIIHPSLQMGIESPCEKMDCSHMCVLAPGPTAVCKCPSGLLLAKDGLTCSTLVNSAFLLMLSPSTVTQLYLQSRHTATELKGWPEHLALQVPNVNEAAIMDYSLRDHTLFLTDDGTTSLSSFKLKDSDLVSQGQILKLLGDTITAMALDWVTLNLYWSSSKQPRLQVTSITGAHTAVLIKEGIRRVRSIALHPLSGKVCFTNLGWQGTGIMAAIECANMDGSGRSVVWKNAVQPTSLVFTNSGEMIHWVDTSLGIIGSVQVNGSGYRELKSASGLAAVTLSDDTLLWMTVGDKTRLWYRDEQHQNKLWFEVGTQVLGLKAFSKSSQAGSNQCTNNNGNCQHLCLATPGDRTCRCGHDHILVNATHCSPEQRCPAGSRLCLDQLSCQLVEKFCNGHVDCLDHSDENCVSLKQRSRLKDPAPTQPHTSSSSPSPALSLPESMDLNATLNVSSQHMNLNSQQCSQRRCSGNGHCVDVDGDTACVCSLGYRGDSCQSRLLKTVQGPIVYGAAGLCAGVVVIAVMAFLVKRKKSTNMRRANPTAVKETSMTDLENKAEINPSIQTAPLETEAPEEAAVVSSVD from the exons ATGGCGATGGGTAGatgtttgtttcttgtgttcTTGCAAGTGTCAGTGTCGTTGCAAG TTATTTCAGAGGCAACAACTCCTTTGAAGTGCAGACTGGATGCTAAACTGTGCGAGGATGGCTTAAAGTGTGTCCTCTACAGACatgtgtgtgatggagagcCCCACTGCAGGGATGGTTCAGATGAAAAAGACTGTGCATCTGGATGTGATGAAA ATCAGTTCCCGTGTGAGAATGGGAACGAGTGTGTAGACCAGGACCAGGTTTGTGATGGCGTACCCCATTGTCACGACCGTTCTGATGAACTGCAGTGTTCGAAGCAAACTGAGGGCTGTGTTCACCACTGTGACAACGGGAACCGCTGCTTGCCTGCAAACGTCCTCTGTGACACGGTGAAGGACTGTTTAGATGGCACAGATGAGGCCAGTTGTG AAGACTCGGaggaaaacaaatataaaaaggaaGAAGGGACTGGTACAACCTCTGTACCTGCTGCCTCGGTCGGTTCATCTCTCAAGTGTTCTTTGGGCTCCAAACCCTGCAGAGACAATGTAGAGTGTGTCCTCTACAATCATGTCTGTGATGGAGAAGCAGACTGCAGCGATGGCTCAGATGAAGATGAATGCTTATCAGTATGTGAAACAG ACCAGTTCCAGTGTGCCCATGGGAAGAAGTGCATAGAGCACAGCCAGGTGTGTGATGGTATACCACAGTGTCAGGACCGCTCAGATGAAGTGGGATGTGCCAAGCACATGGAGGGCTGTGCTCACCAATGTGACGACAAGAGCCGCTGCATTCctagcagcttcctttgtgaTGGAGAGAAGGACTGTTGGGATGGCAGCGATGAGGCCAACTgtg GTGCTGAGGAGGGCTGTAGTACCACTGAGTTTACATGTACCAGTGGTCAGTGTGTGTCGGGCACAATGCGTTGTGATGGTCACCCAGATTGCTGGGACCGCTCCGATGAGGAAAGCTGCACTAAAGCACCGGTCTGCACTACCAAACACCGCTGCCCACATAGCAAAGAGTGTCTGGTGCAAGAGTGGATCTGTGACGGAGACCAGGACTGCAAAGATGGCACAGATGAGAAG GACTGCCCTGTGGCTCCACTAACCTGTGGTAAGTTTCAGTGGTCATGTACATCCAAGACCAAGTGTGTCCCCATATCCTGGAGGTGTGATGGCATGAAGGACTGTGACGATGGCAGTGACGAGACTGAAT gTGGGGTGGTGACGTGCCTCCCTCACCAGTTCCAGTGTGGCAGTCATGAGTGCCTGGATCCAGTCCTGGTGTGCAATGGCATTATCAATTGTGCAGACGGCTCAGATGAGGGAGGCAGCTGCCACATAACCTGTACAGAGGCAGATGATAGACGCTGCTCCAACAGCTGCTTCAGCACTCCACAGGGAACG CGTTGTCACTGTGCAGCTGGGTTCAGACTCCTGGAAGACGGGCAGACCTGCATTGATGTTGATGAGTGTGAAATCCAGGGCTCAGGTGTGTGCAGTCACCTGTGCATCAACACTCCTGGCTCCTACCAGTGTGAATGTCATCCAGGCTATGTGATGGAGGCTGGTGGACAACAATGCAAGATCACAG GTGAACCCTTCTTGTTATCATCTGTTCAAACAGACCTCTTCATGGTTGGGCTGCTTAGTGGCAGCTTAGATGTGTTGTCTTCCTCTGCCAAGAAGGCCATCCTGTCTCTGGACTACGACTGGAGGGAGCAGAGAGTCTACTGGGTCACTTTGGACACTGAGAGCATCAGATGGTCCTCACTAGACCAGAAGACCACAGGAATTCTAGTTAAAG GAGTTCGAGCTGATTCTGTAGCTGTCGACTGGCTTGGCAGGAATCTGTACTGGATTGATGGGGTGAACAGTCAGGTTGTTGCCATCAGGCTTGCCACAACCACTGTAAATTCACTGGACCACAGTGTCATCCTGGATGAAGACCTCGATCAGCCCCGCTCTCTTGCCATGCTACCACAAAAAGG GTTGATGTTCTGGACAGAGATTGGTAATATAGTGAAGATAGAGCGTGCTGGCATGGATGGGTCAGAGAGAAGAGCCGTGGTGAACTCCAGCCTCGGCTGGCctggtggtgttgctgtggaCACCATTTCTGACAGAGTTTACTGGACAGATGAAAGGCTGAGGGCGATCGGATCTGCGACACTGGACGGAGATGATATTCGG atACTACAAATGAAAGAAACCACCAATCCATTCTCCCTGGCAGTGTTGAATGACATGCTCTACTGGTCGGATGCCAGGCAGCGAACAGTGCGGGGTGCACACAAAATCTCAGGCAAAAACCACAAAGTTCTCTTAAAAAGGCCGAGACAACCTTTTGGTGTAAAA ATCATCCATCCATCGCTCCAGATGGGCATTGAGAGCCCCTGTGAGAAAATGGACTGTTCCCACATGTGTGTTTTGGCACCGGGACCCACGGCTGTGTGCAAATGTCCCTCTGGGCTGTTACTGGCTAAGGATGGATTGACCTGCTCCACTCTGGTCAATTCAGCTTTCTTGCTGATGCTGTCTCCCTCCACTGTCACCCAG CTCTACTTGCAGTCCCGACACACAGCAACAGAGCTGAAGGGCTGGCCTGAACACTTGGCTCTACAGGTGCCCAATGTCAATGAAGCTGCCATTATGGACTACAGCCTACGTGACCACACGCTCTTCTTGACGGATGATGGCACAACTTCACTGAGCTCCTTCAAATTGAAGGACTCAGACTTGGTCTCCCAAGGCCAGATTCTGAAACTCCTGGGTGACACCATCACTGCCATGGCCTTGGACTGGGTAACACTGAACCTCTACTGGAGCAGCAGCAAGCAGCCCCGCCTGCAGGTCACCTCCATCACAGGTGCACACACTGCTGTTCTCATAAAGGAAGGGATTAGAAGAGTGAGGTCCATCGCTCTGCATCCTCTGAGCGGGAAAGTTTGTTTCACCAACCTGGGCTGGCAGGGTACAGGTATCATGGCTGCTATAGAGTGTGCCAACATGGATGGCTCTGGGCGGAGTGTGGTATGGAAGAATGCTGTCCAGCCCACATCTCTGGTCTTCACCAATAGCGGAGAAATGATTCACTGGGTTGACACTA GTTTAGGGATCATTGGCTCGGTCCAGGTTAATGGATCTGGATACAGGGAGTTGAAGTCTGCTTCTGGCCTGGCTGCTGTGACTCTGAGTGATGACACACTGCTCTGGATGACTGTTGGTG ACAAGACCAGGCTCTGGTACAGAGATGAGCAGCATCAGAACAAGTTGTGGTTTGAGGTTGGCACCCAAGTGCTGGGCCTGAAGGCATTCAGCAAGTCCAGTCAGGCTG GTTCTAACCAATGCACAAACAACAATGGTAACTGCCAGCACTTATGCCTTGCCACCCCGGGAGACAGGACATGCAGATGTGGCCATGACCACATCCTTGTAAATGCCACCCACTGCAGCCCCGAGCAGCGCTGCCCAGCTGGTAGCAGGCTTTGTCTGGATCAACTCTCATGCCAGCTTGTAGAGAAGTTCTGTAACGGACATGTGGACTGCTTGGACCACTCAGATGAGAACT GTGTCAGCCTGAAGCAAAGGTCAAGACTCAAGGACCCTGCTCCCACACAGcctcacacctcctcctcttctccctcccctgctctctctctgcctgaAAGCATGGACCTGAACGCCACCCTGAATGTCAGCAGCCAGCACATGAACCTGAACAGCCAGCAGTGCAGCCAGAGACGTTGTAGTGGCAACGGGCACTGTGTGGATGTTGATGGGgacactgcctgtgtgtgttcactgggTTACAGAGGGGATTCCTGTCAGAGCCGCCTACTGAAGACTGTGCAGGGTCCTATCGTCTATGGCGCCGCAGGGCTCTGTGCTGGAGTGGTGGTCATTGCTGTGATGGCATTTCTGGTCAAGAGGAAGAAGAGTACTAACATGAG GAGAGCTAACCCAACAGCAGTAAAGGAAACCAGCATGACTGACCTGGAGAACAAAGCTGAGATCAACCCCAGTATCCAAACTGCCCCACTAGAAACAGAAGCACCAGAG gaaGCGGCAGTGGTATCTTCTGTGGACTGA
- the rchy1 gene encoding RING finger and CHY zinc finger domain-containing protein 1, whose translation MASSAGCEHYARSCLLKAPCCGKLYVCRLCHDAKENHQMDRFKVREVQCSECQTMQQAQQICQQCHVLFGEYYCNICHLFDKDKKQYHCQPCGICRIGPREKYFHCEKCNLCLALNLKGNHKCVENVSRQNCPVCMEDIHTSRIGAHILPCGHLLHRTCFDDMVRTGAYRCPLCMHSAWDMEDYWDQMDIEISQSPMPAEYQGVTVKIICNDCQAHCTVPFHVLGMKCSSCGSYNTAQEGGLIQQPQQPQHDTEAEMDTEPEDQPASPTAQ comes from the exons ATGGCTTCTTCTGCTGGCTGTGAGCATTATGCCCGGAGCTGTCTATTGAAA GCACCTTGCTGTGGAAAACTGTACGTGTGTCGACTGTGCCACGATGCAAAGGAGAACCACCAGATGGACCGCTTCAAAGTCAGAGAGGTGCAGTGCTCGGAGTGTCAGACCATGCAACAG GCACAACAGATTTGCCAGCAGTGTCATGTGCTGTTTGGGGAGTATTACTGTAACATTTGCCACTTGTTTGACAAGGATAAGAAGCAGTATCACTGTCAGCCCTGTGGAATATGCAG GATTGGCCCCAGGGAAAAGTATTTCCATTGTGAGAAGTGCAATTTGTGTTTAGCCCTCAATCTGAAGGGAAACCACAAG tgtgttgaaaatgtgtcaAGGCAGAACTGTCCAGTGTGTATGGAg GATATTCACACATCCAGAATTGGCGCTCACATTCTTCCATGTGGTCATCTTTTACACAG GACCTGCTTTGATGACATGGTCCGGACAGG agCATATCGCTGTCCTCTGTGTATGCACTCTGCGTGGGACATGGAGGATTACTGGGATCAGATGGATATAGAGATCTCTCAGTCACCAATGCCTGCTGAATACCAGGGTGTTACTGTTAAA ATTATATGTAATGATTGCCAAGCTCACTGCACGGTGCCTTTCCATGTGCTGGGCATGAAGTGCAGCAGCTGTGGCTCCTACAACACAGCACAGGAAGGAGGACTCatccagcagccacagcagccaCAGCACGACACTGAGGCAGAGATGGACACAGAGCCAGAAGATCAACCTGCATCACCCACAGCACAGTAG